One Antarctobacter heliothermus DNA segment encodes these proteins:
- a CDS encoding ATP-binding cassette domain-containing protein — MAGKAGKAMLRAVPVGSVANTARRAPRHTDRARARAALIRVLAGRLGVEGKQSDILEALSQKAGEGDSYGAAALQAGLKAAGLLALQDAPDALVPGLWPALALMRNGQAVLVLSQEGGSLTIYDESAAHRRSDVGLAEFGSVFSGEILRAEAPVQALSDSHASVEAEAHWFWGQFLRFRKHFAEVALGSFVANLLAVSVALFSLQVYDRVIPHQSEATLWVLAAGAGMALMLESFLKVARSQLLDGAGRQIEMGVQGLLMKRLLGMRSDLPGRSPSQLFSAMREFGSVREFFTASTVGALADIPFIFVFLLLVWSIAGSVVWVLIAGGLLMVIPGFFLQKRMIRLTQEMQGASAKQSRLLQETVVELDTIKTQRAEDRFARIWEELTAVQALKSSDQRKLAASLGFWSQAIQQGTYVAAVITGTYLVFAGQFTVGSIIAVGILSSRTLAPLTQLSGILARWGNVKAALDGLDAVAHVAQDRSATRTYLRREKLKGQYELRDATYRYDPDGAAVLDLTQLVIQPGQVVAVLGANGSGKSTLLKMLSGLYAPVSGKLMIDGTEMAQIEPKDLRRAIGYLGQDVRLFQGTLRDNLNLSLLERDDDRLFEALDFAGLGQYVKAHPKGLDLDIRDGGEGLSVGQRQSIGWARLWLQDPDICLLDEPTAALDQTLEKTLISRLESWLEGRTAVIATHRVPILSLASRTLILANGRMAIDGPRDQVLDHLRTSQTGAA; from the coding sequence AAGGCGATGCTGCGGGCGGTGCCGGTTGGGTCCGTCGCCAACACGGCGCGCCGCGCGCCGCGGCACACCGACCGCGCCCGTGCCCGCGCCGCGTTGATCCGCGTGCTGGCCGGGCGGCTGGGCGTCGAGGGGAAACAGTCAGACATCCTTGAGGCGTTGTCGCAAAAGGCCGGAGAGGGCGACAGCTATGGTGCTGCTGCCTTGCAGGCGGGGCTGAAAGCGGCGGGCTTGCTTGCGCTTCAGGACGCGCCGGATGCGCTGGTGCCCGGTCTTTGGCCTGCGCTGGCGTTGATGCGTAACGGGCAGGCCGTACTTGTGCTCTCGCAAGAGGGCGGTTCGTTGACCATCTACGACGAAAGCGCGGCGCACCGCCGGTCTGACGTCGGGCTGGCAGAGTTCGGGTCCGTCTTTTCTGGAGAGATCCTGCGCGCCGAAGCGCCTGTTCAGGCCCTGTCGGACAGTCATGCCAGCGTCGAGGCTGAGGCGCATTGGTTCTGGGGTCAATTCCTGCGGTTCCGCAAACATTTCGCAGAGGTGGCACTGGGCAGTTTTGTCGCCAACCTGCTGGCCGTCTCTGTCGCGCTGTTTTCATTACAGGTCTATGACCGAGTGATCCCGCACCAGTCCGAGGCGACGCTTTGGGTGCTGGCCGCAGGGGCCGGCATGGCGCTGATGCTGGAGTCGTTTCTGAAGGTCGCACGCTCACAGCTGTTGGACGGGGCCGGACGGCAGATCGAAATGGGCGTTCAAGGCCTGTTGATGAAGCGCCTTCTGGGGATGCGGTCGGACCTTCCGGGGCGCTCTCCGTCGCAACTGTTTTCGGCTATGCGCGAATTTGGATCGGTGCGCGAGTTCTTTACCGCCTCGACCGTGGGCGCGCTGGCCGACATTCCGTTCATCTTTGTCTTCCTGCTGCTGGTCTGGTCCATCGCGGGCAGCGTCGTCTGGGTGCTGATCGCGGGCGGCCTGTTGATGGTCATTCCGGGGTTCTTCCTGCAAAAACGCATGATCCGCCTGACCCAGGAAATGCAGGGGGCCAGCGCCAAGCAATCGCGCCTGTTGCAGGAAACAGTGGTGGAACTGGACACGATCAAGACGCAGCGCGCCGAGGATCGGTTTGCCCGCATCTGGGAAGAACTGACCGCCGTGCAGGCGCTCAAAAGCTCGGACCAGCGCAAACTGGCGGCATCTCTGGGGTTCTGGAGCCAGGCGATCCAGCAAGGCACCTATGTGGCCGCCGTGATCACCGGCACCTATCTGGTTTTCGCCGGCCAGTTCACCGTTGGGTCGATCATCGCCGTTGGTATTCTGTCTTCGCGCACGCTCGCCCCGCTGACGCAACTGTCGGGCATTCTGGCCCGCTGGGGCAACGTCAAGGCGGCGCTGGACGGGTTGGACGCCGTGGCGCATGTGGCGCAGGACCGGTCGGCCACGCGGACCTATCTGCGGCGCGAGAAACTGAAAGGTCAGTATGAACTGCGCGACGCCACCTATCGCTATGATCCCGATGGGGCGGCGGTGCTGGACCTGACCCAACTGGTGATCCAGCCGGGGCAGGTGGTTGCGGTGCTGGGGGCCAACGGATCGGGCAAGTCGACACTGCTCAAGATGTTGTCGGGGCTCTACGCGCCGGTCAGTGGCAAACTGATGATTGATGGCACCGAAATGGCCCAGATCGAGCCCAAGGATCTGCGCCGAGCCATTGGCTATCTTGGGCAGGACGTGCGCCTGTTTCAGGGCACGCTGCGCGACAACCTGAACCTCAGCCTGCTGGAGCGCGACGACGACCGCCTGTTCGAGGCGCTGGATTTCGCCGGTCTTGGCCAATACGTCAAGGCGCACCCCAAGGGGCTGGATCTGGACATTCGTGACGGCGGTGAGGGACTGTCTGTCGGGCAGCGCCAGTCGATCGGCTGGGCGCGGCTGTGGTTGCAGGACCCCGACATCTGCCTGCTGGATGAACCGACTGCGGCGCTGGATCAGACGTTGGAAAAGACGCTGATCTCACGGCTGGAAAGCTGGTTGGAGGGGCGCACGGCGGTTATTGCGACGCATCGGGTTCCCATCCTTAGCCTGGCGTCGCGCACGCTGATCCTAGCCAATGGTCGCATGGCTATCGACGGCCCGCGTGATCAGGTGCTGGATCATCTGCGCACGTCCCAGACCGGAGCAGCGTGA
- a CDS encoding HlyD family type I secretion periplasmic adaptor subunit yields the protein MSTSTTNLSAQLARKNLKGPSLTIWLCALTVWGFILWASFAWLDEIVRADGEIISSSRPQIIQNLEGGILSELLVKEGDVVLRGDVLARLYGTQFRSSVDDLRDQITALEVRRLRLEAELQGASVVEVPTDVADRSPALVASEQALLAARQSDYLKRREGAKRVLEQAASERNLMEDLLDKKVVALIEVTRARRSHADAQKTYDEIITQTELVRAEEYSETLKELATLQQNLKASQDQLNRTVLTSPMHGVVNKLSVTTIGGVVRPGEEIMQIIPMDEELFVEAKVRPQDIANIRPGQEATIKLTAYDYTIYGTLKGRVHVISADTFKDERRPESEPHYKVTVGVDLSSMTDQQVSMEIRPGMQAQAELHTGEKTVLQYLLKPLYKSREAFREP from the coding sequence ATGTCGACCTCGACCACCAATCTGTCGGCGCAACTGGCGCGGAAAAATCTCAAGGGACCGTCGCTGACGATCTGGCTGTGTGCGCTGACGGTCTGGGGGTTCATACTCTGGGCCAGCTTTGCCTGGCTGGATGAGATTGTGCGGGCGGACGGCGAGATCATCTCATCCTCACGCCCGCAGATCATTCAGAACCTTGAGGGCGGCATCCTGTCGGAGCTGCTGGTCAAGGAGGGCGACGTGGTGCTGCGCGGTGATGTACTGGCGCGGCTGTATGGCACGCAATTCCGGTCGTCCGTCGACGACCTGCGTGACCAGATCACCGCACTGGAGGTGCGCCGCCTGCGGCTGGAGGCAGAGTTGCAAGGCGCATCCGTGGTCGAGGTTCCGACCGATGTTGCGGACCGCTCACCCGCGCTGGTGGCCTCGGAGCAAGCGTTGCTGGCGGCACGTCAGTCGGATTACCTGAAGCGGCGAGAGGGGGCGAAACGGGTTCTGGAACAGGCCGCCTCTGAGCGCAATTTGATGGAAGACCTTCTGGACAAGAAGGTGGTTGCGCTGATCGAGGTCACCCGCGCGCGGCGGTCCCATGCGGATGCGCAAAAAACCTATGACGAGATCATTACCCAGACGGAACTTGTCCGGGCCGAGGAGTATTCGGAAACGCTCAAGGAACTGGCGACGCTGCAACAGAACCTGAAGGCCTCGCAGGATCAGTTGAACCGGACGGTGTTGACGTCCCCGATGCACGGGGTGGTCAACAAACTGTCGGTGACAACAATCGGCGGCGTTGTCCGGCCGGGTGAAGAGATCATGCAGATCATCCCGATGGATGAGGAGTTGTTTGTCGAGGCCAAGGTGCGCCCGCAGGACATCGCAAACATCCGTCCGGGGCAAGAGGCGACGATCAAGCTAACCGCCTATGACTATACCATCTACGGCACGCTCAAGGGGCGGGTGCATGTGATTTCTGCCGATACGTTCAAGGATGAGCGGCGACCGGAGTCAGAGCCGCATTACAAGGTGACGGTTGGGGTGGATTTGTCGTCGATGACGGATCAACAGGTGAGCATGGAAATCCGTCCGGGCATGCAGGCACAGGCCGAATTGCACACCGGCGAGAAGACGGTTTTGCAGTACCTGTTGAAGCCGCTCTACAAATCGCGTGAGGCGTTCCGCGAACCCTGA
- the dtd gene encoding D-aminoacyl-tRNA deacylase produces MRALIQRATQARVEVAGATVGEIGPGLLVLICAMQGDTKAEADRLAAKIAKLRIFKDDEGRMNRSVLDIHGAALVVSQFTLAADTSRGNRPGFSTAAPPDDGEHLYEYFASALQQQGIPVATGRFGADMAVSLTNDGPVTIWMDTKS; encoded by the coding sequence GTGAGAGCCTTGATCCAACGCGCAACGCAGGCGCGCGTAGAGGTGGCCGGAGCAACGGTTGGTGAGATTGGCCCCGGCCTGCTGGTGTTGATCTGCGCCATGCAGGGCGACACCAAGGCCGAAGCTGACAGACTGGCGGCAAAGATTGCCAAACTGAGGATTTTCAAGGATGACGAAGGGCGGATGAACCGCTCGGTTCTCGACATCCACGGCGCGGCTCTGGTGGTCAGCCAATTCACGCTGGCCGCTGACACATCGCGCGGCAACCGTCCCGGCTTTTCCACCGCCGCCCCGCCGGACGACGGGGAACACCTCTATGAATACTTCGCCAGCGCGCTTCAGCAACAGGGCATCCCCGTAGCCACGGGCCGTTTTGGCGCCGATATGGCGGTCAGCCTGACCAATGACGGGCCTGTCACGATTTGGATGGACACCAAGAGCTAG